The Caldisericota bacterium genome includes the window ATACAAGGTTGCAGAGAAGGTGCTTTTGCCCTGTATGGTTGTTCTTGATGCATTCTATCTTTCCCACACATATGAACCTGTTGATATTCCAGAACAAAAATTGGTTGATAAATATCTACCTCCCTTCAATCCGCCATACAAACTTGACCCTAAAGATATACATGCCTTTGGGGGACTTACAGATGCGAAGTGGTATTATGAATTGCGATACAAGATTGAGTCTGCAATGAATAGGGCACGGGAGGAATGGAAAAAGGCAGATGATGAATTTGGAAAGATATTTGGCAGGAGGTATGGACTGGTTGAGGACTACAGATGTGAAGACGCAGATATTGTACTCATAACATCAGGAACGATAACAGGCACAGCACGGATAACAGTAGATATGTTGAGAGACAAAGGGAAGAAAGTAGGAGTTCTCAAGATAAGGGTGTTCAGGCCATTCCCTGTAGATGAAGTAAGGGATAAGCTCAAGGGGGCAAAGAAAGTAGCCTGTATTGATAGGAATATCTCATTTGGGCATGAGGGTATATTTTTCGAGGAAGTTAAGTCTGCACTTTACAACAGCTTACACAGACCGCCGATATGGGGATATATTGCAGGTCTTGGTGGTAGGGATGTAACGCCAGAGACAATAAAAGAGATAGTGAAAAGGACAGAAGAAAGCGACAGACCAGAGGACCTTGTGTGGATAGGATTGAAGAGATAAGGAATTAGTTTGTTAGGCTGTTAGGTTCTTACCAACCAACTAACTATCCAATTAACCAACTGATTACCGAATACCGATAACCAATTAAGGTAGTGTCAAATAGAATATGAAAGAATATGAAAAGCAG containing:
- the porA gene encoding pyruvate ferredoxin oxidoreductase, translated to WAVGARTPVVLGNINRAMAPPWSIWTDQNDSLSERDTGIMQVYCESNQEVQDTVIQAYKVAEKVLLPCMVVLDAFYLSHTYEPVDIPEQKLVDKYLPPFNPPYKLDPKDIHAFGGLTDAKWYYELRYKIESAMNRAREEWKKADDEFGKIFGRRYGLVEDYRCEDADIVLITSGTITGTARITVDMLRDKGKKVGVLKIRVFRPFPVDEVRDKLKGAKKVACIDRNISFGHEGIFFEEVKSALYNSLHRPPIWGYIAGLGGRDVTPETIKEIVKRTEESDRPEDLVWIGLKR